Proteins encoded in a region of the Streptomyces sp. NBC_01298 genome:
- the argB gene encoding acetylglutamate kinase, with product MTRETTRARTSARTPATVPAPRDLPWLEQLQGRTVVVKFGGNAMVDPSTQRTFAQDVVELWHAGLRPVVVHGGGPQISALLDRLGLEVRFEAGLRVTTPETMDVVRMVLTGQVQRELVGAINAHGPFAVGLSGEDAHTMTAVRRPAWVDGRPVDIGQVGDIVGVDGSAIAALLEQGRIPVVSPVARGEDGQVYNVNADLAASALAVALGADRLVVMTDVEGLYADWPHSTEVIERLTAGQLDALLPELASGMLPKMEGCLRAVRAGVARAQVIDGRAPHALLRGVLTEDGPGTTVVPDDEPGPRGPGGEGGGA from the coding sequence ATGACGAGGGAGACGACGCGGGCACGGACGTCGGCGCGGACGCCGGCCACCGTGCCGGCCCCCCGGGACCTGCCCTGGCTGGAGCAGCTCCAAGGGCGGACGGTCGTCGTCAAGTTCGGCGGCAACGCCATGGTGGACCCGTCCACGCAGCGGACGTTCGCCCAGGACGTCGTGGAGCTGTGGCACGCGGGCCTGCGGCCCGTCGTCGTCCACGGCGGCGGGCCCCAGATCAGCGCACTGCTCGACCGGCTCGGCCTGGAGGTCCGCTTCGAGGCCGGGCTGCGGGTGACCACGCCGGAGACGATGGACGTCGTGCGCATGGTGCTCACCGGTCAGGTCCAGCGCGAACTGGTCGGGGCCATCAACGCCCACGGGCCGTTCGCCGTGGGCCTGTCGGGCGAGGACGCCCACACGATGACCGCGGTACGGCGCCCGGCCTGGGTGGACGGCCGGCCGGTGGACATCGGCCAGGTCGGCGACATCGTCGGCGTGGACGGCAGCGCGATCGCCGCACTGCTGGAACAGGGCCGCATCCCCGTCGTCTCGCCCGTCGCGCGCGGCGAGGACGGCCAGGTCTACAACGTCAACGCCGACCTCGCGGCCTCGGCCCTGGCCGTCGCCCTCGGGGCCGACCGGCTGGTGGTGATGACCGACGTCGAGGGACTGTACGCGGACTGGCCGCACAGCACCGAGGTGATCGAGCGCCTCACGGCCGGCCAACTGGACGCCCTGCTCCCAGAGCTCGCCAGCGGCATGCTCCCCAAGATGGAGGGCTGCCTGCGCGCCGTACGGGCCGGCGTCGCCCGGGCGCAGGTCATCGACGGCCGGGCGCCGCACGCGCTGCTGCGCGGAGTCCTCACCGAGGACGGACCCGGCACCACGGTGGTGCCGGACGACGAGCCCGGCCCGCGGGGCCCGGGCGGCGAGGGGGGCGGCGCGTGA
- the argJ gene encoding bifunctional glutamate N-acetyltransferase/amino-acid acetyltransferase ArgJ — protein sequence MSVTAARGFLAGAVRAGIKESGDPDLALVVNRGPSRAAAGVFTSNRVQAAPVRWSRRVLADGRISAVVLNSGGANACTGPGGAEDTRAMAERTALAVDTAADEVAVCSTGLIGVRLPMDRVTAGIAAAADRLSPEGGEEAAVAIKTTDSVHKTAVATGPGWTVGGMAKGAGMLAPGLATMLVVLTTDADASADVLDAALREAVNTTFDRVDSDGCMSTNDTVLLLASGSSGITPEHAELTAAVHAVCRDLALQLVADAEGASKEIEVSVVGAASEADAVEVGRSVARNNLLKCALHGEDPNWGRVLSAIGTTSAVFDPDRLDVAINGVWVCRDGAGGESRDKADLSGRRIAITVDLRSGDSSAVIWTNDLTAEYVHENSAYSS from the coding sequence GTGAGTGTGACCGCCGCCCGCGGATTCCTTGCCGGCGCCGTGCGCGCCGGCATCAAGGAGTCCGGTGACCCGGACCTGGCCCTGGTGGTGAACCGGGGGCCGTCGCGCGCCGCCGCCGGTGTCTTCACCTCGAACCGCGTACAGGCCGCGCCCGTACGCTGGTCCCGCCGCGTGCTCGCCGACGGCCGGATCTCCGCCGTCGTCCTCAACTCCGGTGGCGCGAACGCCTGTACGGGCCCCGGAGGCGCGGAGGACACCCGGGCGATGGCGGAGCGCACCGCGCTGGCCGTGGACACCGCCGCCGACGAGGTCGCGGTGTGCTCCACCGGCCTCATCGGTGTCCGGCTGCCGATGGACCGGGTGACGGCCGGTATCGCCGCCGCCGCGGACCGGCTGTCGCCCGAGGGCGGCGAGGAGGCCGCCGTCGCGATCAAGACGACGGACTCCGTCCACAAGACGGCGGTGGCAACCGGCCCCGGCTGGACGGTGGGAGGCATGGCCAAGGGCGCCGGGATGCTCGCCCCGGGCCTCGCCACCATGCTGGTGGTCCTGACCACCGACGCCGACGCGAGCGCCGACGTGCTCGACGCGGCGCTGCGCGAGGCGGTGAACACCACCTTCGACCGGGTGGACTCGGACGGCTGCATGTCCACCAACGACACCGTGCTGCTGCTCGCCTCGGGCAGCTCGGGCATCACGCCCGAGCACGCGGAACTCACCGCGGCCGTCCACGCCGTGTGCCGGGATCTGGCGCTCCAGTTGGTGGCGGACGCCGAGGGCGCCTCCAAGGAGATCGAGGTGTCCGTGGTCGGCGCGGCCTCCGAGGCGGACGCCGTGGAGGTGGGCCGCTCGGTGGCCCGCAACAACCTCCTCAAGTGCGCGCTGCACGGCGAGGACCCGAACTGGGGCCGGGTGCTGTCGGCGATCGGCACGACCTCGGCCGTCTTCGACCCGGATCGGCTGGACGTGGCGATCAACGGCGTCTGGGTGTGCCGGGACGGCGCCGGGGGAGAGTCGCGGGACAAGGCCGATCTGTCCGGCCGCCGCATCGCCATCACCGTGGACCTGCGCTCCGGCGACTCCTCGGCCGTGATCTGGACCAACGACCTGACGGCCGAGTACGTGCACGAGAACAGCGCCTACAGCTCGTGA
- the argC gene encoding N-acetyl-gamma-glutamyl-phosphate reductase, translating into MTVRVAVAGASGYAGGELLRLLSSHPGVEIGALTAHSSAGRPLGSVQPQLPEFADRILLDTSAASLRGHDVVFLALPHGQSAALAAELEPGILVVDCGADFRLRDPAAWERFYGTAHAGTWPYGLPELPGVRAELKGATRIAVPGCYPTAVTLALFPAYAAHLVEPEAVIVAASGTSGAGRALKARLLGSEVMGSMSPYGVGGGHRHTPEIAQNLSRAAGAPVTVSFTPTLAPMPRGILATCSARLSPAAETLAEEEVRAVFEAAYADQPFVRLLPPGRWPTTAAVLGSNAAQVQIAVDPDARRLICVSAIDNLTKGTAGGAVQSMNIALGLPERLGLPMNGVAP; encoded by the coding sequence ATGACCGTACGGGTCGCGGTGGCCGGTGCCAGCGGCTACGCCGGCGGGGAGCTGCTCCGCCTGCTGAGCTCGCATCCCGGCGTGGAGATCGGCGCGTTGACCGCGCACAGCAGTGCGGGGCGTCCGCTGGGGTCCGTACAGCCCCAGCTCCCGGAGTTCGCCGACCGGATCCTCCTGGACACCTCCGCCGCGTCCCTGCGCGGGCACGACGTGGTGTTCCTCGCGCTGCCCCACGGTCAATCCGCCGCCCTGGCCGCCGAGTTGGAGCCAGGCATCCTGGTGGTGGACTGCGGTGCCGACTTCCGGCTGCGGGACCCGGCGGCCTGGGAGCGGTTCTACGGCACCGCCCACGCCGGCACCTGGCCGTACGGGCTGCCGGAACTGCCCGGTGTCCGAGCCGAGTTGAAGGGTGCCACCCGGATCGCCGTTCCCGGCTGCTACCCCACGGCCGTCACCCTGGCCCTGTTCCCCGCCTACGCGGCGCACCTGGTCGAGCCCGAGGCCGTCATCGTCGCCGCCAGCGGAACCTCCGGCGCCGGACGCGCGCTCAAGGCGCGGCTCCTCGGCTCCGAAGTCATGGGCTCCATGAGCCCGTACGGAGTCGGCGGCGGCCACCGGCACACCCCGGAGATCGCCCAGAACCTGTCCCGCGCGGCCGGCGCGCCCGTGACCGTCTCCTTCACGCCCACCCTGGCCCCCATGCCGCGCGGCATCCTCGCCACCTGCTCGGCCCGTCTGAGCCCGGCGGCCGAGACGCTCGCGGAGGAGGAGGTGCGCGCCGTGTTCGAAGCCGCTTACGCCGACCAGCCGTTCGTACGGCTGCTGCCGCCCGGCCGGTGGCCCACCACCGCGGCCGTCCTCGGCTCGAACGCCGCCCAGGTGCAGATCGCCGTGGACCCGGACGCCCGCAGGCTGATCTGCGTGAGCGCCATCGACAACCTGACGAAGGGCACCGCCGGTGGCGCGGTGCAGAGCATGAACATAGCCCTCGGCCTGCCGGAACGGCTGGGCCTGCCCATGAATGGAGTGGCTCCGTGA
- a CDS encoding isochorismatase family protein — protein sequence MGLPAIGSYAMPDRASLPPSCASWAIDPGRAALLVHDMQNHFVGELPTDRSPVVELVENIAALRALATALGIPVVFTAEPAAQSPGRRGLAADVWGPGIDDDGTDAAAIVPPLTPRPGERVLANVRHNAFLRSHLGRLLRSEGRDQLIVCGIHAHLGVLLTAADAFMNDIQPFVVADAIADFSAEEHAMALRWAARSAVVCTTGTLLRELLLAGGSPDVRKDA from the coding sequence ATGGGTCTGCCGGCCATCGGCTCCTACGCCATGCCCGACCGGGCCTCCCTGCCCCCCTCCTGTGCGTCCTGGGCCATCGACCCGGGCCGCGCCGCACTCCTGGTCCACGACATGCAGAACCACTTCGTGGGGGAACTCCCGACGGACCGGTCCCCGGTCGTGGAACTCGTGGAGAACATCGCGGCTCTGCGCGCCCTCGCCACGGCACTCGGGATACCGGTCGTGTTCACCGCCGAGCCCGCCGCCCAGTCGCCCGGCCGGCGCGGCCTCGCCGCGGACGTCTGGGGGCCGGGCATCGACGACGACGGGACCGACGCCGCCGCGATCGTCCCGCCGCTCACCCCGCGCCCCGGCGAGCGCGTGCTGGCCAACGTCCGCCACAACGCCTTCCTCCGCAGCCACCTGGGGAGACTGCTGCGTTCGGAGGGGCGCGACCAGCTCATCGTCTGCGGGATCCACGCCCACCTCGGCGTCCTCCTGACGGCCGCGGACGCCTTCATGAACGACATCCAGCCCTTCGTGGTCGCCGACGCCATCGCCGACTTCTCCGCCGAGGAGCACGCGATGGCCCTGCGCTGGGCCGCCCGCAGCGCGGTGGTGTGCACGACCGGGACCCTGCTCCGCGAGCTGCTGCTCGCCGGAGGGTCCCCGGACGTGCGCAAGGATGCCTGA
- a CDS encoding MbtH family protein — protein sequence MSTNPFDDADGRFLVLVNDEGQHSLWPSFADAPGGWAVALAETTRDACLEFIESSWTDLRPKSLAAAVEA from the coding sequence ATGAGCACCAACCCGTTCGACGATGCCGACGGTCGTTTCCTGGTTCTGGTGAACGACGAGGGTCAGCACTCCCTCTGGCCGTCCTTCGCCGACGCTCCCGGCGGATGGGCGGTCGCCCTCGCGGAGACCACCCGCGACGCGTGCCTGGAGTTCATCGAGTCGAGCTGGACCGACCTCCGCCCCAAGTCCCTCGCGGCGGCCGTCGAAGCCTGA
- a CDS encoding alpha/beta hydrolase-fold protein codes for MPALERILAEDGSQSPFAAFGLPNAPGTDEFWAAAAPASAPSGDGGWVTLFLWRGSPTVIDFESWSDPVALLRWRDTDCWYAEVRMPARLRVTYRFLADDGSSYPDPLNPLRAGGERSIVATPDAPPQPYWPAVGADDVLPLPRTRIRWASERLGGKRTVRVHPVGGGGPVVLLLDGDDWLYLHPAMTAFDAAFEAGDMPPATLVFLPVKDRQAEFGCRPELWEAVRDELLPLVADSGVPADLGRLVVAGQSLGGLSALYAATEFPELVSRVACQSGSFWWTPEASGLPDPLGGPRGGAIAARLRERPAPSGLRIAFDLGEHETRMRPHCELVEALTEQAGATVRVSRSASGHDRAGWRQALLRDVAWALA; via the coding sequence GTGCCCGCACTCGAACGGATCCTGGCCGAGGACGGCTCGCAGAGCCCCTTCGCCGCGTTCGGCCTGCCCAACGCGCCCGGCACCGATGAGTTCTGGGCGGCCGCGGCTCCCGCGTCCGCGCCTTCCGGTGACGGCGGTTGGGTCACCCTGTTCCTGTGGCGCGGCAGCCCGACGGTCATCGATTTCGAAAGCTGGTCGGATCCGGTGGCACTGCTCCGCTGGCGCGACACGGACTGCTGGTACGCCGAAGTGCGCATGCCCGCGCGGCTCCGGGTGACCTACCGGTTCCTCGCCGATGACGGATCGTCGTACCCCGATCCCCTCAACCCCCTCCGGGCCGGCGGCGAACGCTCCATCGTGGCCACCCCGGACGCTCCGCCCCAGCCGTACTGGCCCGCCGTGGGCGCCGACGACGTACTGCCCCTGCCGCGCACCCGGATCCGCTGGGCGAGCGAACGGCTCGGCGGGAAGCGCACCGTACGGGTCCATCCCGTGGGCGGCGGCGGCCCGGTGGTGCTGCTGCTCGACGGGGACGACTGGCTGTACCTCCACCCGGCCATGACGGCCTTCGACGCCGCCTTCGAAGCCGGCGACATGCCCCCGGCCACGCTGGTGTTCCTGCCCGTCAAGGACCGGCAGGCGGAGTTCGGTTGCCGGCCCGAGCTGTGGGAGGCGGTACGGGACGAACTGCTGCCGCTGGTCGCCGACAGCGGGGTGCCCGCGGACCTCGGCCGGCTGGTGGTCGCCGGGCAGAGCCTGGGCGGTCTGAGCGCGCTGTACGCGGCGACGGAGTTCCCGGAGCTGGTGTCCCGGGTCGCCTGCCAGTCGGGGTCCTTCTGGTGGACCCCGGAGGCCTCGGGCCTCCCGGACCCGCTGGGCGGTCCGCGCGGCGGCGCCATCGCGGCCCGACTGCGCGAGCGCCCCGCCCCGTCCGGACTGCGGATCGCCTTCGACCTGGGCGAGCACGAGACGCGCATGCGCCCCCACTGCGAGCTGGTCGAGGCGCTGACGGAACAGGCCGGTGCGACCGTACGGGTCTCCCGGTCCGCGTCGGGCCACGACCGTGCGGGCTGGCGGCAGGCCCTGCTCAGGGACGTGGCCTGGGCACTGGCCTGA
- a CDS encoding ABC transporter ATP-binding protein — MTTPDVHGSRRAGSDILTAAVRRNGGAMVWGTVLMGLYQAGETAFPIALGVIVDHTMRERSPGALVLSIAVLAVIITTVSLSWRFGMRILQKANTTEAHHWRVRVASCGLQPVARDVDLKSGEVLTIATEDADQTADIVEVVPMLISSSVAVLVAAVALGLADLRLGLLVMVGTALILSSLSVMSKRIGSSTQEQQARVARAGAKVADLITGLRPLHGFGGNHAAFRSYRKVSTEAKEQAITVARVNGVYTGTALGLNAILAASVTLTAGWLAFDGQISIGELVMAVGLAQFIMEPLRLFSDMPKYVMMARASAERMALVLTAPPVAAPGTARPAPGGDLEIDCVRYESLQGLKFHVPAGQFTAIAVYQPRAAAELASILAVNVPPAAYGGTVRLGGQDLAELSVEAVRELMLVNPYDGEIFAGTLRTNIDPSGTSRTVSEAVEASMLTDVVALHREGLDHEVRDRGSNLSGGQRQRLSLARALAADSDVLVLRDPTTAVDAVTEQLVARRIAELRRGRTTVVITSSPALLDAADRVLVLDDGVVTAEGTHRHLLATDPAYCAAVTR, encoded by the coding sequence ATGACAACTCCTGACGTCCACGGATCCCGCCGCGCGGGATCCGACATCCTCACGGCCGCCGTACGCCGCAACGGCGGCGCCATGGTCTGGGGCACCGTCCTCATGGGCCTGTACCAGGCCGGCGAGACGGCCTTCCCGATCGCGCTCGGCGTGATCGTCGACCACACGATGCGCGAGCGGAGCCCCGGGGCGCTGGTCCTCTCGATCGCCGTGCTGGCCGTGATCATCACGACCGTGTCGCTGTCGTGGCGGTTCGGGATGCGCATCCTGCAGAAGGCCAACACGACCGAGGCCCACCACTGGAGGGTGCGGGTCGCGTCCTGCGGCCTCCAGCCGGTGGCCCGGGACGTGGACCTCAAGTCCGGCGAGGTCCTCACGATCGCCACCGAGGACGCCGACCAGACCGCCGACATCGTCGAGGTCGTACCGATGCTGATCAGCTCCTCGGTCGCGGTGCTGGTCGCGGCGGTCGCGCTGGGCCTGGCGGACCTGCGGCTCGGCCTGCTGGTCATGGTGGGAACGGCGCTGATCCTGTCCTCCCTCAGCGTGATGTCGAAGCGGATCGGCAGCAGCACCCAGGAGCAGCAGGCCCGGGTGGCGCGGGCGGGCGCGAAGGTCGCCGACCTGATCACGGGCCTGCGCCCGCTGCACGGATTCGGCGGCAACCACGCGGCGTTCCGGTCCTACCGGAAGGTCAGCACCGAGGCGAAGGAACAGGCCATCACCGTCGCCCGGGTGAACGGCGTCTACACGGGTACCGCGCTGGGCCTGAACGCGATCCTCGCCGCCTCGGTGACGCTGACCGCCGGCTGGCTTGCCTTCGACGGGCAGATCAGCATCGGTGAGCTCGTCATGGCCGTCGGCCTGGCGCAGTTCATCATGGAGCCGCTGCGGCTGTTCTCGGACATGCCCAAGTACGTGATGATGGCCCGCGCTTCGGCGGAGCGGATGGCCCTGGTGCTGACCGCCCCGCCGGTGGCGGCCCCGGGGACGGCCCGCCCGGCGCCCGGCGGGGACCTGGAGATCGACTGCGTGCGCTACGAGTCCCTCCAGGGTCTGAAGTTCCACGTCCCGGCGGGCCAGTTCACCGCGATCGCGGTCTACCAGCCGCGGGCGGCGGCCGAGCTCGCCTCGATCCTGGCCGTGAACGTGCCGCCGGCCGCGTACGGCGGCACGGTGCGGCTCGGCGGGCAGGACCTCGCGGAGCTGTCGGTCGAGGCGGTCCGCGAGCTCATGCTGGTGAACCCGTACGACGGGGAGATCTTCGCGGGAACCCTCCGTACGAACATCGACCCGTCGGGCACCAGCCGCACGGTGAGCGAGGCCGTCGAGGCGTCCATGCTGACCGATGTCGTCGCCCTGCACCGGGAGGGACTCGACCACGAGGTCCGCGACCGCGGTTCGAACCTCTCCGGCGGGCAGCGCCAGCGGCTCTCGCTGGCCCGGGCGCTGGCGGCGGACTCCGACGTGCTGGTCCTGCGCGATCCGACCACGGCCGTGGACGCGGTCACCGAGCAGCTCGTCGCGCGCAGGATCGCGGAGCTGCGGCGGGGCCGCACCACCGTGGTCATCACGAGCAGCCCGGCCCTGCTGGACGCCGCCGACCGGGTCCTGGTCCTGGACGACGGGGTGGTCACGGCCGAGGGCACGCACCGGCACCTGCTGGCCACTGACCCGGCGTACTGCGCGGCGGTCACGCGCTGA